The nucleotide sequence GCCCGGACTCGACGGCCACGACGCCGGGCAGGTCGAGGTAGGGCTTCACCTGGCCGTGCCGGACCACCGAGATGCGGCCGGCGAAGAGCTCGGCGACGTAGATCTCGCCGTGTCGCCCGAGGGCCAGGTTGGTCGCGCCGAGGAAGCCGCGCGCGACCCGGCGGACCTCGCCGCTGCGCGGGTCGACCCGGTAGACCGAGCCCCGCGCGCCGAGCACCGGCGACTCGGGCCCGCCCGGCAGGGTCGTGACGTAGAGCATCCCGTCGTGGCCGACCTCGACGTCGGTCGGTACCGACTCGAAGGCGTACGTCACGCCGACGACGCAGTCGGGCAGGCCGAGGGCGGCGGCCATCTCGGCGGTGAACGTCGTCCGCTGGGCCGGCAGCACCGCGAGGGTGCGGATGCGGCCCGAGTTCGACACCGAGAACAGGGCGTTGGCGCCGGCGTCGGCGACGACCCAGCCGCTGCGCGTGGCGGCGACGGAGTAGGCGTGCGAGTCGACGCCGCCGGTGTACGACACCGGGAACTGCGCGGCGGTGAACGCGTCGGTCACGCACTGGCTCGGGTTGCGGACGCCGTAGTGCACCCACGCGTCGGGGTTCTTCGCGACCTCGTAGGCGTGCGTGTCGGCGTACGTCGTCCGGCCGCGGCCGTCGCGGATGGTCAGCCCGCTCTCGGAGTTCTCGAAGGTCGAGAAGTCGGTGACGGTCGTCGTCCAGGCGATGCGCTTGCCGTCGCGCGAGCGCGCGACGCCGGAGGCGCCGGGCTGGTCGGTGGCGATGGGCTTGACCGAACCGTCGCGCTGGAGCCGCCCGACGAGGCCGGGCCCGCCGTCCGCGACGAGGACGGAGCCGGCGGAGCTGTCGATGTTGAACGGGGCGGCGAGCTGGTCCGAGCGCGGGACCGGGTGGGGCGTCGGTCGTCCCCCGTGGGCCGAGGCCGTCGCCGGTGGGACGAGGAGGAACGCGCTCGCGGCCGCGACGGCGGCGAGCATCCTGGTGGGTCTGGTCATGCGTGGTCTCCCTGCGGTGCGCGGCCCCCTGGTCGCGCGGTCGGCGGTGCTGGGCGACGGCGCAGGCGGGTGGTCCCCCCTCGGCCGCCGCGGTGGTGACCCCCGGTCGAGCGGGTCACGGTGTGGCGCCGGCGGTCATGCTTCCGGCCGGTGACACCGCAGGTCAATGGCCCGGTCGAGCCATGCCGGGGGAGCGACGGACCCGGCCCGAGCGGTGGCTCGGACCGGGTCCGTGGGGGTGGTGCGGTGCCCGCGAGGTCAGTCGCGGGCCCCGTCGAGGACGCGGTCGTGCCGCAGCGAGGTCGCCCTGGTCTCCTTGGCGAGGAGGACGGAGACGACGGTGACGGCCGACGCCACCGCGAGGTAGATCGCGACCGCGCCGGTGTTCTTCTCGTCCGTCGAGCCGAGCAGCTGCAGGGCGATGATCGGCGCCAGGGCCCCGGCGAAGATGGACGCCAGCTGGTAGCCGACCGAGGCACCGGTGTAGCGCACCGAGGTGCCGAACAGCTCGGAGAAGAACGCGGCCTGCGGCGAGTACATCAGGGCGTGGAAGAAGAGGCCGACGAGCGTCGCGAGCATGATCTGCGGGCCGCTGAGGCTGTCGATCATCCCGAAGTAGACGAAGCCCCACACGCCGACGCCGACGGCCCCGACGAGGTAGAGCGGCCGGCGGCCGACCTTGTCCGAGAGGGCGCCGATGAGCGGGATGAGCACCGACTGCATCGCCGCGCCCGCGAGCAGCGCCCCGAGGACGACGCCCTTCTGCGCCCCGAGGTAGGTCGTGACGTAGGTGATGACGACGATCGTGAAGATGTAGTAGCTGATGTTCTCGGCCATCCGCATGCCCATCGCGAGGAGGACCTCACGGGGGTAGCGGCGCAGCACCTCGAGGATCGGCAGGTGGGACTTCTCGGAGGACTGGATCTCGGCCTTGGCCTCGGCGAAGACGGGGGACTCCTCGAGGCTCACGCGCACCCAGAGGCCGATGAGGACCATGACGGCCGAGAGGAGGAACGGGATGCGCCAGCCCCAGGCGTTGAAGGCCTCGTCGGTCTGGAAGACCGAGAGCAGCCAGAGCACGCCCGTCGCGAGGAGGTTGCCGAACGGCACGCCGGCCTGCGGCCAGCTCGACCAGAAGCCGCGGTGCTCGTCCTTGCCGTGCTCGGCGACCATGAGGACCGCGCCGCCCCACTCGCCGCCGACGGCGAAGCCCTGGACGAGGCGGCAGACCAGCAGGAGGATCGGCGCGGCGATGCCGATCGTCGCGTAGGTCGGCAGCAGGCCGATGGCGACCGTCGCACCACCCATCATGAGCAGCGAGATGACCAGCATCTTCTTGCGGCCGACCCGGTCGCCGTAGTGGCCGAAGACGACGCCGCCGAGCGGACGGGCGACGAAGCCGAGGGCGTAGGTGCCGAAGGCGAGCAGCGTGCCGGTCAGGGGGTCGCTGTCGGGGAAGAAGAGGCTGCCGAAGACGAGGGCCGCGGCCGAGCCGTAGAGGAAGAAGTCGTACCACTCGACGGCGGTACCGACGACGCTGGCGAAGACGATCTTGACGATGTTGGGGCGGGTCGGCGTCGGGGACGCGGAGCCGGCGGGACTGACGACGGTGTCGGACATGAGCCGCAACCGTAGGGGCGTCGTGGCGCAAGAGGGGCGTGCGTGACGACCACATCTTCGCCCGGGAGGTGGGGTGCCCCGCCACACCCGAGCACGGGGGAGGTGCGTCGCGGGCGGCCCGCCGGGGTCGTCGCGGGGCGCGGGGACCCGTGGATCAGCCGGTGACGGCGCGGGTGACCGCCCGGGTGGCCACCCGGTGATTTCCGCCGGGCGGCGCCCACCCCGTAGCATCGTGCCCGGCACCCCGCGTGGTGGTACCCCACTGAACTCCCCCAGGGCAGGAATGCAGCAAGGGCAGGTGGGCTCTTCCAGGTACGCGGGGTGTCCTCGTGTCCGGACCCGGCCGCGGGGCCGACCGGACCGATGAGGTCAGCGCGTGGCGGGCTCGGCCTGCGCCACGTGCTCGTCGGGGCCGCAGACCCCGCCGCAGCCACCCGCGCCGCAGCCGCAGCCGGAGGCCTCGGGCTGCGCGGCCTCGGCGCCACCACCGCTGCCGCACGCGCCACCGCAGCAGCCGCCCCCGCACCCGCCGCCGGCGGCCGGCATCTCGGGCTCGGTGCCCTGGAGGTCCCAGACCTGGCGGATCGCCTGGAGGATGACCTCGACGGGCTGGGCGCCGGTGACGCCGTACTTCTGGTCGAGGACGAACGTCGGCACCGAGGTGATGCCGATCTGGCCGGCGAGCGCCTCGTCGGTGCGGACGTCGATGCCGAAGTCGTCGGAGGCGAGGAGGTCGCGGACGGCCTGCTCGTCGAGACCGCCCTCGACGCCGAGGCGCACGAGCGTCTCGTGGTCGCCGATCGCGGCGCCCTCGGAGTACCAGGCCCGCAGCACGCGGTCGGTCACCGGCTGCTCCAGGTCGCGCGAGCGCGCGAGGTGCAGCAGGCGGTGGGCGTCGTAGGAGTTGCCCCCGACGAGCCGCTCCCAGGCGAACTCGAGGCCGACGTCGGCGGCGTCACGGGCCATCTGCTCGTGCTGCGCGACCATCTGCTCGCGCGGGGTGCCGTACTTCTCGGCGATGCGGTCGATCTGCGGGGTGTCGTCGACCGCGGCCGCGTTGCGGTCGAGCTGGAAGCTGTGCCAGACGACCCCCACCTCGTCGGCGTGCTCGAACTGCTCGAGGGCGAGCTCGAGGTGGCGCCGTCCCAGGTGGCAGAACGGGCAGAGGATGTCGGACCAGACGTCGATGCGCACCCCCCGAGGGTAGGTCACGCTCCTGACGGTCGGGGCTCAGTCCCGGTGGGCGGAGGACGCGCGCCCCAGGACGCTGCTCGCGCGCAGCCACACCACGACGACCGCGAGCCCGGCGGACGCGGCGGCGAGCGGCACCCCGGCGGTCGCCGCGAGGAGGGTCTGGACGACGACGACCCCGGCACCCGCCGAGACGATGAGGGGCACCGCGAGCCACGCGAGGAGCACCTGCGGGCCGACCTCGGGCAGGAGGGCGAACGACGGCGGCATGACGCGGAAGGCGGCGAGCCACTGCGACCCGAGCACCGCGGCGCCGGCCGAGGCGGTGACCAGGGCGGCCGTCGCGGCAGGCACCCCGCCGGCGAGCAGGCCGGCGGTCACCGTCGCGGCGGGCACGGCGACGACGAGGACGAGGGCGGCGGGGGCGGCGGTGTGCGCCGCCGCCTCGCGCGCGACCGAGCCGCCGAGCAGGCGCGGCGCCCCGAGGGTGTCGCCGAGCAGCCGCAGGCCCTCGCACACCGGCCCCACCCCGAGGTGCAGGAGGAGGGCGCAGAGGGCGGCGGGGACGATGTTGCCCGGGCGCCCCGCGACGACGGCCCCGAGCGCGACCCCCGCGGCGAGGAGCAGCACGGCGCTGCCGACGACGAGGAACGGCTGGCGGCGCAGCCCGAGGACGTCGCGGGCGAGGACGGTGCGGACCGGGCCGCGCGAGCGCAGCCGCCAGCTCCGGCCGCGGCGGACGGGCGAGGCGGCCTCGAGGCGGATGGCCCGCGGGTCGCCCGCCAGGGCCGCGCCGCCGAGGCGGGCCGAGCGGGCGCTGTGGGCGCGCAGCCCGTCGAGGCCGAGGGTGCGCAGCGCCGTCCGGGGACGGGCCGCGGTACGCACGGCGGCGCCGGTGCCGAGCTCCGCGTGGTCGTCCGCCGCCAGCTGGCCGGCGAGCCAGGCGACCAGGACGGCGCCCGACCCGAGCAGCCCGGCGGCCAGGCCGGTGCCGGCCGCGGCCGGGCCCGCCGCCCCGCCACCCCAGACCGCCGCGCCGAGCACCGACCCGACGAGGGTGCCGCCGACGAGCAGGC is from Arthrobacter sp. NEB 688 and encodes:
- a CDS encoding ScyD/ScyE family protein; the protein is MTRPTRMLAAVAAASAFLLVPPATASAHGGRPTPHPVPRSDQLAAPFNIDSSAGSVLVADGGPGLVGRLQRDGSVKPIATDQPGASGVARSRDGKRIAWTTTVTDFSTFENSESGLTIRDGRGRTTYADTHAYEVAKNPDAWVHYGVRNPSQCVTDAFTAAQFPVSYTGGVDSHAYSVAATRSGWVVADAGANALFSVSNSGRIRTLAVLPAQRTTFTAEMAAALGLPDCVVGVTYAFESVPTDVEVGHDGMLYVTTLPGGPESPVLGARGSVYRVDPRSGEVRRVARGFLGATNLALGRHGEIYVAELFAGRISVVRHGQVKPYLDLPGVVAVESGRNGTLWAATLGNEDPPAPGTIVQIYDGKKHWRGTWGG
- a CDS encoding MFS transporter; the protein is MSDTVVSPAGSASPTPTRPNIVKIVFASVVGTAVEWYDFFLYGSAAALVFGSLFFPDSDPLTGTLLAFGTYALGFVARPLGGVVFGHYGDRVGRKKMLVISLLMMGGATVAIGLLPTYATIGIAAPILLLVCRLVQGFAVGGEWGGAVLMVAEHGKDEHRGFWSSWPQAGVPFGNLLATGVLWLLSVFQTDEAFNAWGWRIPFLLSAVMVLIGLWVRVSLEESPVFAEAKAEIQSSEKSHLPILEVLRRYPREVLLAMGMRMAENISYYIFTIVVITYVTTYLGAQKGVVLGALLAGAAMQSVLIPLIGALSDKVGRRPLYLVGAVGVGVWGFVYFGMIDSLSGPQIMLATLVGLFFHALMYSPQAAFFSELFGTSVRYTGASVGYQLASIFAGALAPIIALQLLGSTDEKNTGAVAIYLAVASAVTVVSVLLAKETRATSLRHDRVLDGARD
- a CDS encoding DsbA family oxidoreductase, which gives rise to MRIDVWSDILCPFCHLGRRHLELALEQFEHADEVGVVWHSFQLDRNAAAVDDTPQIDRIAEKYGTPREQMVAQHEQMARDAADVGLEFAWERLVGGNSYDAHRLLHLARSRDLEQPVTDRVLRAWYSEGAAIGDHETLVRLGVEGGLDEQAVRDLLASDDFGIDVRTDEALAGQIGITSVPTFVLDQKYGVTGAQPVEVILQAIRQVWDLQGTEPEMPAAGGGCGGGCCGGACGSGGGAEAAQPEASGCGCGAGGCGGVCGPDEHVAQAEPATR